From the Elstera cyanobacteriorum genome, one window contains:
- a CDS encoding crotonase/enoyl-CoA hydratase family protein: MREKVLIEQKGAIALLTLNRPEKLNALDYETNDRLLGLLDQIEAQADIRAVIITGAGERAFSAGGDIPEFAASIRRGTEEAVREFCRRGQAMTARFEAFPKPVIAAVNGIAFGGGCEITEAVHLAVASERAIFAKPEINIGIPPTFGGTQRLSRLAGRKRALELLLTGDSFSPARAYELGLVNAVVPHDDLLPAAFDLAGRILRHSSLAAARIIAAVTRGLNTSISEGLEIEREQFARMCPTQDVHAGLNAWIERRTPVYSGN; the protein is encoded by the coding sequence ATGCGGGAAAAAGTTCTGATCGAGCAGAAGGGCGCCATCGCCCTGCTCACGCTCAACCGCCCTGAAAAGCTGAATGCGCTGGATTACGAGACGAACGACCGGCTGCTAGGCCTGCTCGATCAGATCGAAGCCCAGGCCGATATTCGCGCCGTGATCATCACCGGCGCGGGGGAGCGGGCGTTTTCGGCAGGGGGAGATATTCCCGAATTTGCGGCCAGCATCCGGCGCGGGACGGAGGAGGCCGTGCGGGAGTTTTGTCGCCGGGGGCAGGCGATGACGGCGCGCTTCGAAGCCTTTCCGAAGCCGGTCATTGCCGCCGTCAATGGCATCGCCTTCGGCGGTGGCTGCGAGATTACCGAGGCGGTGCATCTGGCCGTCGCTTCCGAGCGGGCGATTTTTGCCAAGCCGGAGATCAATATCGGTATTCCGCCGACCTTTGGCGGCACCCAGCGCCTGTCGCGCCTTGCCGGGCGCAAGCGGGCGCTGGAACTGCTGCTGACCGGAGACAGTTTTTCCCCGGCCCGCGCGTATGAATTGGGGTTGGTCAACGCTGTTGTGCCGCACGACGACCTGCTGCCTGCGGCCTTCGATCTGGCCGGGCGGATTTTGCGGCATTCGTCGCTGGCGGCAGCGCGGATTATCGCCGCCGTTACCCGAGGGCTGAACACCAGTATCAGTGAAGGCTTGGAGATCGAGCGCGAGCAATTCGCCCGCATGTGTCCGACGCAGGATGTTCACGCGGGGCTGAACGCCTGGATAGAACGCCGGACGCCGGTTTACAGCGGAAACTGA
- a CDS encoding TetR/AcrR family transcriptional regulator, with the protein MTAPSPTARDRILKASAYLFYLEGIRSISVDAIAERAEVTKKTLYYHFISKDDLVAAYLSQRDQPNLAAFAGWLGAEDKSLPERIETVFTRLAETASHPKWRGCGFLRTIAELANQPGHPARKIGATHKKKVETWLEGIFRANGIAAAPSLAQQIAVLIDGAFAAMLTHSDPGYARTAGIAARTLVAAALAEKA; encoded by the coding sequence ATGACGGCCCCATCCCCAACCGCCCGCGACCGGATATTGAAGGCATCCGCCTATCTGTTTTACTTGGAGGGAATCCGCTCGATCAGTGTCGATGCGATTGCCGAGCGGGCGGAGGTGACGAAAAAGACGCTCTATTATCACTTCATCAGCAAGGACGATCTGGTCGCGGCCTATCTTAGCCAGCGCGACCAGCCGAATTTGGCCGCTTTCGCCGGGTGGTTGGGCGCAGAGGATAAAAGCCTGCCGGAGCGGATCGAAACGGTCTTCACCCGCCTCGCCGAAACGGCCAGCCACCCAAAATGGCGCGGCTGCGGGTTTCTGCGGACGATTGCCGAACTGGCCAATCAGCCCGGCCATCCCGCCCGCAAGATCGGCGCGACCCATAAGAAGAAGGTCGAAACTTGGCTGGAGGGGATTTTCCGCGCAAACGGCATTGCAGCGGCACCAAGCCTGGCGCAGCAGATCGCCGTTCTGATCGATGGGGCTTTCGCCGCGATGCTGACCCATAGCGACCCAGGCTATGCCCGCACCGCCGGGATCGCCGCCCGCACGCTGGTGGCGGCAGCCCTGGCGGAAAAGGCCTAA
- a CDS encoding MFS transporter: MNAAVRARWVISAVFLANGMGYGLWAAHMPVLRDALSLGEAALSLILMLVAVGALLGMPVAGWLGGRIGTHRATRLFLPAALGSVVLPILLAVFLPESAPRLTVMAISAILFGIGNGALDVAMNAQASTVEKTLGYPMLSSCHGFFSLGGLLGSGLGGGLILIDFGRGDGMAAVLLLLFVLLVWPARFLLPTAAEAEDKKRFPFTGAVVALGALAFGCFMVEGAVADWSALLLTTTLPPGASVGWAAAGYTAYSLAMATCRFAGDRIVGRFGPVRTLAVSGLAISVGLLIAVTAPLLPLGAAGFVLVGLGAANVVPVLFRASANLPGISPSAGVAAAATLGYAGFLLGPPLIGWGAAQSSLNIALGVLAIMGLALLAGRRLVMRA, translated from the coding sequence ATGAACGCCGCCGTTCGCGCCCGCTGGGTCATTTCCGCCGTCTTCTTAGCGAATGGGATGGGCTACGGCCTGTGGGCCGCCCATATGCCCGTGCTGCGCGACGCGCTGAGCTTGGGGGAGGCGGCGCTGAGTCTCATCCTCATGCTGGTCGCCGTCGGCGCCTTGCTCGGGATGCCGGTGGCGGGTTGGCTCGGCGGGCGCATCGGTACCCATCGGGCGACGCGCTTGTTTCTGCCCGCCGCGCTGGGAAGCGTTGTGCTGCCGATCCTGCTGGCGGTCTTTCTGCCCGAGAGTGCCCCGCGCCTGACCGTGATGGCGATCAGCGCCATTCTGTTCGGCATTGGCAATGGTGCGTTGGATGTGGCGATGAATGCCCAAGCCAGTACGGTGGAGAAGACGCTCGGCTACCCGATGCTCTCCAGTTGCCACGGGTTCTTCAGCCTCGGCGGCTTGCTCGGGTCCGGCCTCGGCGGCGGGTTGATCCTGATCGATTTTGGGCGCGGCGACGGCATGGCGGCGGTTTTGCTGCTGCTGTTTGTTCTGTTGGTCTGGCCCGCCCGCTTTTTGCTGCCGACAGCCGCCGAGGCTGAAGACAAAAAGCGCTTTCCCTTTACCGGCGCCGTGGTCGCGCTCGGGGCGCTTGCCTTCGGCTGCTTTATGGTCGAAGGGGCGGTGGCGGATTGGAGTGCGCTGCTACTAACGACGACCCTACCGCCGGGCGCCTCGGTCGGTTGGGCGGCCGCCGGGTACACGGCCTATTCGCTGGCGATGGCCACCTGCCGCTTCGCCGGGGACCGTATCGTCGGGCGTTTCGGCCCGGTGCGCACGCTGGCGGTGAGCGGTCTAGCGATCTCGGTGGGATTGCTGATCGCGGTCACGGCCCCCTTGCTGCCGCTTGGCGCGGCGGGTTTCGTGCTGGTCGGTCTCGGGGCGGCGAATGTCGTGCCGGTGCTGTTCCGCGCGTCGGCCAATCTGCCGGGTATCAGTCCCAGCGCAGGCGTCGCGGCGGCCGCAACGCTGGGCTATGCCGGGTTCCTGCTCGGGCCGCCGCTGATCGGCTGGGGGGCGGCGCAGTCCAGCCTGAACATCGCCCTCGGGGTCTTGGCGATCATGGGGCTGGCGCTGCTCGCCGGGCGGCGGTTGGTGATGCGCGCTTAG
- a CDS encoding NAD(P)H-dependent flavin oxidoreductase, which translates to MIDLLTQAPVIQAPMVGSLSPLVIAVCAAGGLGSLACAALSPDQIRREVAAIRAETAAPFNLNFFCHTPPTADAAKDAAWLDALAPYYAEADVPLTAARRGGGRNPFDEAACEVVEELRPPIVSFHFGLPEAALLTRVRQTGARILSSATTVAEARWLEAQGVDAIIAQGNEAGGHRGMFLTADSDGQPGLFALLPQLVDAVIVPVIAAGAIADARGVRAAFALGARAVQVGTAYLLTPQAGRSALHRSAIHAARDEDTRLTNLYTGRPARGLLTRFMREQGPMSTVAPAFPLATGAVDPLRAAFEAKGRDDFSMLWSGQAGGLAREQDAGVLTQHLLAEARRWQGA; encoded by the coding sequence GTGATCGATCTTCTAACCCAAGCGCCGGTTATCCAGGCCCCGATGGTCGGCTCGCTCAGTCCGCTCGTGATCGCGGTCTGCGCAGCGGGTGGGCTTGGGTCGCTGGCCTGCGCCGCTTTATCGCCCGATCAAATCCGCCGCGAGGTTGCGGCGATCCGCGCCGAGACCGCCGCCCCCTTCAACCTCAATTTCTTCTGCCATACCCCGCCGACCGCTGATGCGGCGAAGGATGCCGCGTGGCTCGACGCCCTCGCGCCCTATTACGCTGAGGCGGACGTGCCGCTGACGGCGGCCCGGCGTGGCGGGGGGCGCAACCCATTCGACGAGGCCGCGTGCGAAGTGGTGGAGGAGCTACGGCCCCCTATTGTCAGCTTTCATTTCGGTCTGCCTGAGGCGGCCTTGCTCACGCGGGTGCGGCAAACCGGCGCGCGGATTCTCTCCTCCGCCACCACCGTCGCCGAAGCGCGCTGGCTGGAAGCCCAGGGGGTTGACGCGATTATCGCCCAGGGGAACGAGGCCGGGGGGCATCGCGGGATGTTCTTGACGGCGGATAGTGACGGGCAACCGGGCCTGTTTGCCTTACTGCCGCAACTCGTCGATGCGGTCATCGTTCCCGTGATCGCCGCCGGGGCGATTGCCGATGCGCGCGGTGTGCGCGCGGCCTTCGCGTTGGGGGCGCGGGCGGTCCAAGTCGGCACGGCCTATCTGTTGACACCGCAGGCGGGCCGGTCGGCACTGCACCGTTCGGCAATCCATGCGGCGCGGGACGAGGATACGCGGCTGACCAACCTCTATACCGGGCGGCCCGCGCGCGGGCTGCTGACGCGCTTTATGCGGGAGCAAGGCCCGATGAGCACCGTTGCCCCCGCCTTTCCGCTGGCAACTGGCGCCGTCGATCCCCTAAGGGCAGCCTTTGAGGCGAAGGGCCGCGATGATTTTTCCATGCTCTGGTCTGGGCAGGCAGGCGGTTTGGCGCGGGAGCAGGACGCGGGCGTGCTTACGCAGCACTTGTTGGCGGAAGCACGCCGCTGGCAAGGGGCATAG
- a CDS encoding DeoR/GlpR family DNA-binding transcription regulator, which translates to MLAEERRERILEMLGQQGRVIAADLAQRFATSEDTIRRDLRDLDLAGKLRRVHGGAVRRTGMGPDFRERVATDPVRKRALALAAAALIRPEDILLIDAGSTNLALARLLEDGQATAIITNCPHIAVATGHFSRTEVIMLGGTVAAGTGSVRGARTLRALADIRADLCFIGACGLDPAFGLGVWESEDAVLKQAMIYASHRTACAVTTEKLTQTAPFKVADLAGLHHIILEADAPADLVTRLRAGAEAPDVRIAAPEAGQ; encoded by the coding sequence ATGTTGGCCGAAGAGCGGCGGGAACGGATTCTGGAGATGCTGGGGCAGCAGGGGCGGGTGATTGCCGCCGATCTGGCCCAGCGCTTCGCCACGTCGGAAGATACGATCCGGCGTGATCTGCGCGATCTCGATCTTGCCGGCAAGCTGCGCCGGGTTCACGGCGGGGCGGTGCGCCGCACCGGGATGGGGCCGGATTTCCGCGAGCGGGTGGCGACCGATCCGGTGCGTAAACGTGCCCTGGCCCTCGCAGCGGCGGCGTTGATCCGCCCCGAGGATATTCTGCTGATCGATGCGGGCAGTACCAACCTTGCCCTCGCCCGGCTGCTGGAGGACGGGCAGGCGACGGCGATCATCACCAACTGCCCGCATATCGCGGTGGCGACCGGGCATTTCAGTCGAACGGAAGTGATCATGCTCGGCGGCACGGTTGCTGCCGGAACCGGCTCGGTGCGCGGTGCGCGGACCCTGCGGGCGCTGGCCGATATTCGCGCCGACCTGTGTTTTATCGGCGCCTGCGGCCTCGATCCGGCCTTTGGCCTGGGGGTTTGGGAGTCGGAGGATGCCGTGCTGAAACAGGCGATGATCTACGCCAGCCACCGCACGGCCTGCGCCGTGACGACCGAAAAACTCACCCAGACGGCGCCGTTCAAAGTCGCCGACCTTGCTGGGCTGCATCATATAATTTTGGAAGCCGACGCCCCTGCCGATCTCGTCACCCGCTTGCGGGCGGGGGCGGAGGCGCCCGATGTGCGGATTGCCGCGCCGGAGGCCGGGCAATGA